The Achromobacter spanius genome includes the window AATTTGTACGAATTTACGTTCATTGGGCGGTTATTTTCCCGAAGATTCCTGCGCAAACCACAGTCGCTATCCGCGCGGCTCGACCCAGACCCGTCCCCGATGGCAGCGCACCACATGGCCGGCCTGCTCCACCCGCAACTGGCGGTCATGGCCCAGGCTGTGCAGCTCGCGCAGTTGGCGCAGCAGGTCGCGCAGGCGCGCATCCGTGGGCATGCGCGCGCCGTTTTGTTGCAGCCAGAAGCGCAGCACCTGCGCCTGGCGCGCCGGCGACAATTCCCGCCACGCCTTCAACGAGAAGCTGGCGCCGTCTGCACTCGGTTCCAGCCGCGCAAAATCCTCGCGTGCCACCTCGTCCAGGATCTGGGCGGCTTCGCCCATGTGGGCGGCGTGCCGCGCCACAATGGCGCGCCAGCCGGGCCAGCGGCTGTCCAGCACCGGCGCCAGCAATTCGCGCACGGCGGCGCGTGTGTAGCGCGGGTCGGCATTGGTGGGGTCTTGTACCGGGCGCCAGCCGCAGGCGTCTTCGACGGCAGCGGCGGCCTGCAAGATCGTGGCGCGGTCCTGCCCCAACCAAGGACGCAAGTAGGTAATGCCATCGCGAGCGGAAGCGTCGGACATGGCCGCCATGCCCACCAGGCCCGTGCCGCGCAGCAGGCGTAGCAATACCGTTTCGGCCTGGTCGTTGCGGTGATGCGCCAGCAGCACGTGGTTGATGCCCTGTGCCCGCGCAAGCTGCGCCAGCGCCGCGTAGCGGGCGTCGCGCGCGGCGGCCTCGATCCCTTTGCCCGCGCCCTGCTCCACCCGCACGCGGGCTTCCTGGATCGGTAGCCCCAGCAAGGCACTCAAGGCATGGACCTGCCGCCCCCAGTCGTCGGCGGCCGCCTGCAAGCCATGGTGTACGTGCAAGAGCGCAAGCTCGATACCCAATTCACGCGCCACCGCAGCCGCGTGCACGGCCAGCATGGCCGAGTCGGCGCCACCGCTCAAGGCCACGCCGATGCGTGCCGGTTGCACCGGGAGCGCACGCAAGGCCAGTCGCAACGCCGTCAGCAGCGCGGGCGTCAGGGGCAGCGCGACGGACGCGCAACGCAACACGCCCGACTCGGCCGCAAGGGGCGTGTCGGGCATGGGTGGCGTGTTCATGATGCAGGGCGCGGGCGGCGCGGCCGTGGCGCCGGCCAAGCGGCCAGCGCCCTTGCCTGCGTTACGCGCGCACTTCCTGGTAGGCGCCGTAGGACAGCAGGCGTTGCACGCGCTGTTCCACAAGCTGCTCGGGCGTCATGCCTTGCAATTGGCGCAGGGCATCGCCCAGCGCGCGGCGCAGCAGGCGGGCCATGACGCGGGGGTCACGATGGGCGCCGCCCACCGGTTCGTTGACCACGCGGTCGACCAGGCCCAGATCCTTCAAGCGCGGCGCGATGATGGCCAGGGCTTCGGCGGCGTCCGGCGCCTTGTCGGCGCTGCGCCACAAGATGGACGCGCAGCCTTCGGGCGAGATCACGGCGTAGGTGGCGTATTGCAGCATCAGCACGGCATTGCCCACGGCAATCGCCAGCGCGCCGCCGGAGCCGCCTTCGCCGATGATCGTGCAGATGATGGGGACCTTGAGCTCGGCCATGGCGTACAGGTTATGGCCAATGGCTTCCGACTGTCCGCGCTCTTCGGCGCCGATGCCTGGGTAAGCGCCCGGGGTGTCCACGAAGGTGAACACGGGGACGCCGAATTTTTCAGCCAGGCGCATCAGGCGCAGGGCCTTGCGATAGCCTTCGGGACGCGGCATGCCGAAATTGCGGGCGGCGCGTTCCTTGGTGTCGCGGCCCTTTTGATGGCCGATGACCATGCAGGGCGTGCCGTTGAACCGCGCCAACCCACCAATGATGGATTGATCGTCGGCGTACATGCGGTCGCCGTGCAGTTCGTGGAAGTCGGTGAACATTTCGCGCACGTAGTCCAGCGTGTAGGGACGCTGGGGATGGCGGGCGACAAGGGCCGTCTGCCAAGGCGTGAGCTTGGCGTAGATTTCCTTGGCCAAGGTCTGGCTCTTTTGCTGCAGACGTCCGATTTCATCGGAGATGTCTACCGCCGAATCGGCCTGCACATAGCGCAGCTGCTCGATCTTGTTTTCAAGTTCGGCCAGCGGCTGTTCAAATTCCAGAAATGTATTGCGCATGTAGTGTGGTTCCGTAGATGGGCTGCCTGGTGTGCATCAGTACTGGACCGGTGTCGGTTCCAGACTGCGCCATAAGTACCAGGTTGCCACGGTACGCCAGGGCTGCCACGCCAGCGAGACTTCGCGAGCCTCGAAGCGCGAGACAGGCTCGCCACTGAAATAGTGTAGCGAGATTGCCTTGAGCAACCCTGGATCATCCAGCGGCAGGACGTCAGGCCGCTGTAGATTGAAAATCAAAAACATCTCCGCCGTCCAGCGCCCAATGCCCCGGATGGCGACCAACTCAGAAATAACGGCTTCGTCGTCCATCGCCGCCCATTTTTCAGGGTGGACGCGGCGTTCACCGAAGTGCACGGCCAGGTCGAGCACGTACTCGGCCTTGCGTTGCGACAGCCCTGCCTTACGCAAGCCTTCCAGGCCCACGCGCAGCACGGCCACGGGCGTCGGACGCTTGCCCACGGCTTCGATGAACTTGGTCCAGACGCCGTCGGCCGCCTTGGCCGAGACCTGCTGGCCGATGATGGCGCGTGCCAAGGTCACGAACGGCGTGCCGCGCGAGGTCAACCAGACTTCAGGGTGCTGGGGGATGACCTTTTTCAGGATGCGGTCGCGCCGCATCAGATGGGCGACGGCGGTTTCCCAATATTCAGGCTTGGGAATGTCGAGATCGGGGGTGGACATATCGGGCGTATCCACTGGGCTCACGCCCGTCGCCATTGCGTCAAGCCACCGGGCTTGTCATCAAGTTCGATGCCGGCCTCACGCAGTTCGGCGCGGATACGATCCGCTTCGGCGAAATCGCGGGCGGCCTTGGCGGCGGCGCGGGCGTCGATCAGGGCCTGGATGGCCGTGGCGTCCAGCGTGGCGCGCTGGCCTTGCTCGATGGCCGCCGCCGAATAGCGGGTGGGCGATTGGAAATACGTTGCCGGGTCCTGCTGCAACAAGCCCAACAGGCTAGCCAGTGCCTTCAACTGGCCGGCGCTACGCGCGCTCTTGCCTCGGTTGGCTTCGGACGCCAGTTCGAACAGGGCCGCGACGGCACCCGAGCTGTTGAAGTCGTCATCCATGGCCGCCTTGAAGGCCTGGGCCTGCGGCTCGTTCCAGTCGATGCCCTGATCGTCGGCGGGCACGTTCTGCAAGGCCTGGTACAGGCGGTCCAGTGCGTTTTGCGCGTCGATCAGGTTGTCTGGCGTGTAGTTCTGCGAGCTGCGGTAGTGATTGCGCACGATGAAGAAGCGCACCATTTCCGCTTCACGCGGGTTCACGCTGTAGTTGGCGTCATCGGTGGCCGGGTCGTCCTGGGCGATGGTTTGGCGGATGGTGCGGAAATTGCCCAGGGACTTGGACATCTTGTCCGAATCGACCATGAGCGGGCCGCAATGCATCCAGACGTTGGCCAGCGTGCCGCCGAACGCGCCTTCGGTCTGCGCGATTTCGTTTTCGTGGTGCGGAAATTTCAGGTCGGGGCCGCCGCCGTGGATATCCAGCGGCAAGCCCAACAGGGATTTGCTCATGGCCGAGCATTCGATGTGCCAGCCCGGGCGGCCCATGCCGTAGGGCGATTCCCATTTGGTGTCGTCGGGTTCTTCGGCCTTGGCCGACTTCCACAGCACGAAGTCCAGCGGGTCGCGCTTGGCCGAACCCACCGCGACGCGCTCGCCGGCACGCAGGTCGTCCAGCGTCTTGCCGGAAAGCTTGCCGTAGCCGGGGAACCCGCGCACGGCGTAGTTCACGTCGCCGTCACCGGCCTGATAGGCCAGGCCGTTCTGTTCGAGCTTGCCGATGATGTCCAGCATCTCGCCGACGTACTGCGTGGCGCGCGGCTCGCGGTCGGGCGACTCAACGCCCAGCGCCTGCTCGTCGGCATGCATGGCGGCAATGTAGAACTCGGTGACTTCGCCGATGCGGCGGCCGGTTTCAACGGCGCGGCGGATGATCTTGTCGTCGATGTCCGTGATGTTGCGCACGTAGTCGACGGCCAGGCCGCTGGCGCGCAGCCAACGCTGCACGACATCGAACGACACCAGCATGCGGGCATGACCCAGATGGCAGAAGTCGTACACCGTCATGCCACACACGTACATGCGCACCTGACCAGCCTGGGCCGGTTTGAACGGTTCTTTGGTACGCGATAACGTGTTGTAGATTTGCAGCATGGCGCTTATGAATTGTCTGATTGCTTTCCGCGGCGGAATCGGAAAAAGTTGCTCGGGCGGGACGATACCCGCGCAGCTTGCCGCCATCGAGGGCCGCTGTCGAGGGCCGCTGTCGAGGACATACTGCCCTCGGCTTTGCAGCCCCCCCCTGTTGCAGCCCCTGTTGCAGCCCTTGCTGCAGCCCCTGTTGCAGCCCCTGCTGCAGCCCTCTGCCCTTGGCTTTGCAGCCCTCGGATTTGCAGGCTCTGGCCTAAGCTCTGACTCATGCCGAACCAAAAACGCAACCGGGGCTAAAATGGCGGTCGTCAAGTATAGCAAGCGGCCCGGTCGCACGTATCAGTGCTGCCCGGCCACGACTTTTAACGGATACCCACGTGACGATCAAGCCGCGTTTTTTTGTCGCCCTGCTCGCCCTGGCCCTTGCCGGCGTGCCGGCTGGAACCGCCCTTGCCCAGTCGATGGCTGGCGGCGGCGGAGCCAACCCGAACGCCACACGCACTACCCTGGATCCCATTCCGCCCGAAGGCGGCTGGGACGCCCTGGCCAATTTGCTGGAAGCGGCGAAACCCGGCGTCGACACGCGGCTGACGCCTTCGGCATCGCAGATCACCA containing:
- the tilS gene encoding tRNA lysidine(34) synthetase TilS gives rise to the protein MRLALRALPVQPARIGVALSGGADSAMLAVHAAAVARELGIELALLHVHHGLQAAADDWGRQVHALSALLGLPIQEARVRVEQGAGKGIEAAARDARYAALAQLARAQGINHVLLAHHRNDQAETVLLRLLRGTGLVGMAAMSDASARDGITYLRPWLGQDRATILQAAAAVEDACGWRPVQDPTNADPRYTRAAVRELLAPVLDSRWPGWRAIVARHAAHMGEAAQILDEVAREDFARLEPSADGASFSLKAWRELSPARQAQVLRFWLQQNGARMPTDARLRDLLRQLRELHSLGHDRQLRVEQAGHVVRCHRGRVWVEPRG
- a CDS encoding acetyl-CoA carboxylase carboxyltransferase subunit alpha, which produces MRNTFLEFEQPLAELENKIEQLRYVQADSAVDISDEIGRLQQKSQTLAKEIYAKLTPWQTALVARHPQRPYTLDYVREMFTDFHELHGDRMYADDQSIIGGLARFNGTPCMVIGHQKGRDTKERAARNFGMPRPEGYRKALRLMRLAEKFGVPVFTFVDTPGAYPGIGAEERGQSEAIGHNLYAMAELKVPIICTIIGEGGSGGALAIAVGNAVLMLQYATYAVISPEGCASILWRSADKAPDAAEALAIIAPRLKDLGLVDRVVNEPVGGAHRDPRVMARLLRRALGDALRQLQGMTPEQLVEQRVQRLLSYGAYQEVRA
- a CDS encoding DNA-3-methyladenine glycosylase family protein, producing the protein MSTPDLDIPKPEYWETAVAHLMRRDRILKKVIPQHPEVWLTSRGTPFVTLARAIIGQQVSAKAADGVWTKFIEAVGKRPTPVAVLRVGLEGLRKAGLSQRKAEYVLDLAVHFGERRVHPEKWAAMDDEAVISELVAIRGIGRWTAEMFLIFNLQRPDVLPLDDPGLLKAISLHYFSGEPVSRFEAREVSLAWQPWRTVATWYLWRSLEPTPVQY
- the cysS gene encoding cysteine--tRNA ligase — translated: MLQIYNTLSRTKEPFKPAQAGQVRMYVCGMTVYDFCHLGHARMLVSFDVVQRWLRASGLAVDYVRNITDIDDKIIRRAVETGRRIGEVTEFYIAAMHADEQALGVESPDREPRATQYVGEMLDIIGKLEQNGLAYQAGDGDVNYAVRGFPGYGKLSGKTLDDLRAGERVAVGSAKRDPLDFVLWKSAKAEEPDDTKWESPYGMGRPGWHIECSAMSKSLLGLPLDIHGGGPDLKFPHHENEIAQTEGAFGGTLANVWMHCGPLMVDSDKMSKSLGNFRTIRQTIAQDDPATDDANYSVNPREAEMVRFFIVRNHYRSSQNYTPDNLIDAQNALDRLYQALQNVPADDQGIDWNEPQAQAFKAAMDDDFNSSGAVAALFELASEANRGKSARSAGQLKALASLLGLLQQDPATYFQSPTRYSAAAIEQGQRATLDATAIQALIDARAAAKAARDFAEADRIRAELREAGIELDDKPGGLTQWRRA